Proteins found in one Lycium ferocissimum isolate CSIRO_LF1 chromosome 6, AGI_CSIRO_Lferr_CH_V1, whole genome shotgun sequence genomic segment:
- the LOC132059361 gene encoding RING-H2 finger protein ATL78-like, whose protein sequence is MATITSTQFIQENFHYSRRLLLIPAATVQQYHPETTMAPPPAAGISHGLINLPLGQSFTTFEANVIMVLAVLVCAVIGSLVLNSIIKCIFSCCTLVLVESSSNHTNNNPSSAKLANRGIKKKALQTFPVITYTTEWKYPGLDSECVICLSEFGVGEKIKILPKCNHGFHVKCIDKWLNSHSSCPTCRHCLIETCQKIVIGTSSVTTTAISSAAVQETVISIEPLQHEGAIYT, encoded by the coding sequence ATGgcaactataacttcaacacAATTCATTCAAGAAAACTTCCATTACTCGAGAAGACTACTCCTAATACCAGCTGCTACAGTACAACAATACCACCCGGAAACCACCATGGCCCCGCCTCCGGCAGCCGGAATCAGCCATGGCCTAATTAATTTACCACTTGGTCAGAGCTTCACCACATTTGAGGCAAATGTTATTATGGTTTTGGCAGTACTTGTATGTGCCGTGATTGGTTCGCTTGTCTtgaattccatcataaaatGTATATTTAGTTGCTGTACCTTAGTGTTGGTGGAATCATCCTCAAACCATACAAATAATAACCCTTCTTCAGCAAAATTAGCCAACAGAGGGATCAAGAAAAAAGCCCTCCAAACATTCCCAGTTATAACATACACTACTGAATGGAAATATCCAGGGCTCGACTCTGAGTGTGTCATTTGCTTATCGGAATTCGGAGTTGGAGAGAAAATCAAAATTCTGCCTAAGTGCAACCATGGGTTCCACGTCAAGTGTATTGATAAATGGCTCAATTCCCACTCTTCTTGCCCTACTTGCAGGCACTGCCTTATTGAAACTTGTCAAAAAATTGTTATAGGTACCAGTTCTGTTACTACGACTGCAATTTCATCAGCAGCAGTTCAAGAAACCGTGATAAGCATTGAACCTCTCCAACATGAAGGTGCTATATATACGTAA